One genomic region from Rhizobium rosettiformans encodes:
- a CDS encoding amino acid ABC transporter permease: MRPDPTAFTILPRRHYGRWLATALILLAIGGIVRAFALGQIEWSVVAQFLTAPAILFGLVNTIIMAIAAMALGITLGVLFAVMVMSPNPVLHYSAKGYIWFFRGTPLILQLLLWFNLALVFPTLGIPGLFEFRTVDVITPFMATLLGLGINQGAYTAEVVRAGILSVDQGQTEAAQSIGMARPTIMRRIVLPQAMRVIIPPVGNEFISMVKLTSLASVIQFSEILRNAQTIYFANGRVIELLIVAAIWYIAVVSVMSVGQHFLERRFSRGQANRGRG; encoded by the coding sequence ATGCGACCGGATCCGACTGCCTTTACCATTCTGCCACGCCGTCACTACGGACGATGGCTGGCAACGGCGCTCATTCTTCTCGCCATTGGCGGCATCGTCAGGGCGTTTGCGCTCGGCCAGATCGAATGGTCCGTGGTCGCCCAGTTCCTAACCGCGCCGGCCATCCTCTTTGGCCTCGTCAACACCATCATCATGGCCATCGCCGCCATGGCACTCGGCATCACGCTAGGCGTTCTCTTCGCCGTGATGGTCATGTCGCCGAACCCGGTGCTGCATTACTCCGCCAAGGGCTATATCTGGTTCTTCCGCGGCACGCCGCTGATCCTGCAACTCCTGCTCTGGTTCAACCTGGCGCTGGTGTTTCCGACACTCGGGATCCCCGGCCTCTTCGAATTCCGGACGGTCGACGTCATTACTCCCTTCATGGCGACGCTCCTTGGACTGGGGATCAATCAGGGCGCCTACACGGCCGAAGTCGTGCGGGCGGGCATCCTGTCGGTGGATCAAGGCCAGACGGAGGCCGCCCAGTCGATCGGCATGGCGCGCCCCACGATCATGCGCCGCATCGTCTTGCCGCAGGCCATGCGTGTCATCATCCCGCCCGTCGGCAACGAATTCATCAGCATGGTCAAGCTGACCTCACTGGCCTCGGTCATCCAGTTCTCCGAGATCTTGCGCAATGCGCAGACGATCTACTTCGCCAACGGCCGTGTCATCGAACTCCTGATCGTGGCAGCCATATGGTACATCGCCGTGGTCTCGGTGATGTCCGTCGGACAACACTTCCTGGAACGCCGCTTTTCGCGCGGACAGGCCAACCGGGGGCGCGGATAA
- a CDS encoding SDR family NAD(P)-dependent oxidoreductase, translated as MTKRFENKVVVITGGTDGIGLTTASSFAAEGAHVYITGRRQERLDEALKEIGNGAIGVQGDISDLADLDRLYAQVKQDHGRVDVVFANAGISESAPIGSIEEDHFDRVFDINVKGTVFTVQKALPLMSAGGSVVLSGSGAGSKGFANLSIYSATKAAIRSLARTWTTDLKSQGIRVNVVSPGMVLTPAMQTYLQNNTGAEEWMKQTIPFGRLAQTEEIAKAVLFLASAESSFIGGEELFVDGGFVAV; from the coding sequence ATGACGAAACGATTTGAAAACAAGGTCGTGGTAATCACGGGCGGAACGGACGGTATCGGCTTGACCACAGCCAGCTCGTTCGCCGCAGAGGGTGCCCACGTGTACATCACGGGACGTCGGCAGGAGCGCTTGGACGAGGCGCTCAAGGAAATCGGCAATGGTGCTATCGGTGTTCAGGGTGATATCAGCGATCTTGCCGATCTCGACAGGCTGTACGCACAGGTGAAGCAAGATCACGGTCGGGTGGATGTGGTGTTCGCCAATGCTGGCATATCCGAGTCGGCTCCAATCGGTAGCATCGAAGAGGACCATTTCGACCGCGTCTTCGACATCAACGTCAAGGGCACCGTCTTTACCGTGCAGAAGGCGCTTCCACTAATGTCTGCGGGCGGCTCTGTCGTGTTGAGCGGATCGGGGGCGGGCAGCAAGGGCTTTGCAAACCTGTCGATCTATAGCGCTACCAAAGCAGCGATCCGCTCTCTGGCACGGACGTGGACGACTGATCTAAAAAGTCAGGGCATTCGTGTCAATGTCGTTTCACCTGGCATGGTCCTTACCCCGGCAATGCAGACCTATCTGCAGAACAACACCGGCGCTGAGGAATGGATGAAGCAGACCATTCCGTTCGGCAGGCTCGCCCAGACCGAGGAGATCGCCAAGGCGGTGCTGTTTCTGGCATCGGCCGAAAGCAGCTTCATTGGAGGCGAGGAACTATTTGTCGATGGCGGCTTTGTGGCGGTCTGA
- the argH gene encoding argininosuccinate lyase, protein MSSTKALWGGRFRSAPDPTLTRYSRSDASHIRLVAFDVAGSRAHARELVRAGILDNDECRSIVATLDAIAAQAASGEITPVAADEDIHTFIERHLMERLGDLGGKLRAGRSRNDQAANDLKLYLREEAKAVSVELLALIDALISQATAHLDSPAPGFTHLQAAQPIVFGHQLMAHAQALSRNLGRLCDWHRRSNRSPLGAAALAGSAIARDPHETALELGYEGSFENSIDAVGSRDHVAEFIFVTAMIGIDLSRLSEEIILWCSQSFSWAKLDDAFSTGSSIMPQKKNPDIAELTRGRSARLIGCLSSIMATLKGLPFAYNRDLIEDKKAAFEAVDTLHMALPAMSGLVRTLQFDTARMREAATQGFTLATEMADWLALRGVPFSHAHEITGRAVRYCEDQGITLEELTAQMLAEIDPALDPSIMEHISVKAALAARSAQGGTAPEAVQRQIDRLGLTLAPFRTWAAEGAR, encoded by the coding sequence ATGAGCTCAACCAAGGCCCTTTGGGGCGGTCGTTTCCGGTCAGCGCCAGACCCCACGCTGACCCGCTACTCGCGCTCCGATGCAAGCCACATCCGCCTCGTCGCCTTCGACGTTGCCGGGTCTCGCGCCCACGCCCGCGAACTCGTGCGTGCCGGCATCCTCGACAATGACGAATGCCGGAGCATTGTGGCGACACTCGACGCGATTGCCGCGCAAGCCGCAAGCGGAGAGATCACGCCCGTGGCCGCAGATGAGGATATTCACACCTTCATCGAGCGTCATCTGATGGAGCGCCTTGGTGACCTGGGCGGCAAGTTGCGCGCGGGTCGCTCGCGCAACGACCAGGCCGCAAACGACCTCAAGCTCTATCTTCGGGAAGAAGCCAAGGCCGTCTCGGTCGAGCTTCTGGCGCTGATCGACGCCCTGATCAGCCAGGCAACCGCCCATCTGGACAGCCCGGCGCCGGGGTTCACGCATCTTCAGGCTGCCCAGCCGATCGTCTTCGGCCACCAGCTGATGGCCCATGCCCAGGCGCTGTCACGCAATCTCGGCCGGCTGTGCGACTGGCATCGGCGCAGCAACCGCTCACCACTGGGAGCAGCGGCCCTTGCCGGCAGCGCGATCGCCCGTGATCCGCATGAAACCGCACTGGAACTCGGCTATGAAGGCTCCTTCGAGAACTCTATAGATGCGGTCGGCAGTCGCGACCACGTTGCCGAATTCATCTTCGTCACGGCGATGATCGGCATCGATCTCTCCCGGCTGTCGGAGGAAATCATCCTTTGGTGTTCCCAGTCCTTCTCCTGGGCGAAGTTGGACGATGCCTTCTCGACCGGCTCTTCGATCATGCCGCAGAAGAAGAACCCGGACATTGCCGAACTGACCCGAGGGCGAAGCGCACGGCTGATCGGCTGCCTGTCGAGCATCATGGCCACCCTTAAAGGTCTGCCCTTCGCCTACAACCGGGACCTGATCGAGGACAAGAAGGCTGCCTTCGAGGCTGTCGACACCCTGCACATGGCGCTGCCTGCGATGAGCGGCCTCGTGCGGACACTGCAGTTCGACACGGCCCGCATGCGGGAAGCGGCGACCCAGGGCTTCACGCTTGCAACCGAGATGGCCGATTGGCTGGCGCTGCGCGGCGTGCCCTTCTCGCATGCCCATGAAATCACCGGCCGGGCCGTACGCTACTGCGAGGATCAGGGCATCACACTCGAAGAGCTCACAGCCCAGATGCTGGCGGAAATCGATCCAGCCCTGGACCCATCGATCATGGAGCACATCTCGGTAAAAGCCGCGCTTGCAGCACGCTCGGCGCAGGGCGGCACGGCTCCTGAAGCTGTTCAGCGCCAGATCGATCGCCTCGGCCTGACCTTGGCGCCGTTCCGGACCTGGGCAGCGGAGGGCGCGCGATGA
- a CDS encoding AraC family transcriptional regulator, with protein sequence MSASASRKRVVTQGTTPGLERLCTGDWVRHAPLQVGIQRIEAFFSGEAYAPHRHDTYSIGYTIDGVQSFDYRGTRVNSTPGRVIVLHPDEIHNGEAGTEQGFHYRMLYIEPSLIREALCRPASALPFVRDAVLDDPRLFEIVHSALSEMDAVMEPIAIDGITAHLADGLLVNDASTIGPARNLIDIKAVRLAREYLQANIHRTVASRELELVTGQDRYELARQFRKAYGTSPYRYLTMRRLDKVRFDIAQGLNLADAAINAGFNDQAHMTRRFKANFGLSPGSWQRLVRSSA encoded by the coding sequence ATGTCAGCTAGCGCTAGCCGCAAACGTGTCGTGACACAGGGGACTACGCCGGGTCTTGAACGATTGTGCACGGGAGACTGGGTCCGTCATGCGCCTTTGCAAGTTGGAATCCAGCGCATCGAAGCGTTCTTTTCAGGCGAAGCATATGCTCCTCATCGGCATGACACTTACTCGATCGGTTACACGATCGATGGCGTCCAGAGCTTTGACTACCGCGGAACGCGTGTGAACAGCACGCCTGGGCGCGTGATCGTCTTGCATCCTGACGAAATTCACAATGGCGAGGCAGGCACCGAGCAGGGCTTCCACTACCGCATGCTTTATATTGAACCATCTTTGATCAGAGAGGCGTTATGCCGACCAGCCAGTGCACTCCCATTCGTGAGAGATGCTGTGTTAGACGACCCGAGGCTGTTCGAGATCGTACATTCAGCGCTTTCCGAAATGGACGCAGTGATGGAGCCGATTGCAATCGATGGCATAACGGCTCATTTGGCAGATGGTTTGCTGGTCAATGATGCCTCTACGATCGGCCCCGCTCGCAATCTGATCGACATCAAGGCCGTGCGCCTCGCGCGGGAGTATCTTCAGGCCAATATTCACAGGACCGTGGCCTCACGTGAGCTTGAACTCGTTACAGGGCAGGATCGCTACGAACTCGCCCGCCAATTCCGAAAAGCTTACGGCACAAGCCCTTATCGGTATCTAACGATGCGCCGTCTCGACAAGGTGCGTTTCGATATCGCGCAAGGCCTGAATTTAGCCGACGCAGCCATAAACGCCGGGTTTAACGATCAAGCTCACATGACCCGCCGGTTCAAAGCAAACTTCGGTTTGTCACCTGGTAGTTGGCAGCGCTTGGTTCGAAGCTCAGCTTGA
- a CDS encoding TetR/AcrR family transcriptional regulator — translation MVDGIPLRADAQLNKERILAAAEEVFLERGAGVSLDEVAKRAGVGIGTLYRRFPTREELLAATYSARFLMLAETSRAREADLDALSALRAYLEELVQYTNIYRGFAASLGTVLQIGTPGCLATSNTGARLLQNAQQAGTVAPDVSFNDLVCIATAISLSTEQDSSPQAHIAHLVSIFMNGIVKR, via the coding sequence TTGGTCGACGGAATCCCATTGCGCGCTGACGCGCAGCTAAACAAAGAGCGAATTCTTGCGGCAGCCGAGGAGGTCTTCCTTGAGAGAGGCGCAGGCGTATCGCTGGACGAAGTCGCAAAACGTGCCGGGGTCGGAATCGGCACGCTCTACAGAAGGTTTCCGACGCGCGAAGAACTTCTGGCCGCGACATACAGCGCCAGATTCCTGATGCTTGCAGAGACCAGCCGTGCCAGGGAAGCTGATCTTGACGCATTGAGCGCCCTGCGTGCCTATCTTGAAGAGCTCGTGCAATATACGAATATCTACCGTGGTTTTGCGGCATCGCTTGGGACGGTCCTGCAGATTGGAACGCCCGGATGTCTCGCAACCAGCAATACAGGCGCTCGACTTTTGCAGAATGCGCAGCAGGCGGGAACTGTTGCACCTGACGTCAGCTTCAACGACTTAGTATGTATCGCGACCGCAATCTCGCTATCAACGGAGCAAGATAGCTCTCCGCAAGCGCACATCGCGCATCTGGTGAGCATCTTCATGAATGGGATAGTGAAACGCTGA
- a CDS encoding tyrosine-type recombinase/integrase, with the protein MDTAVLRHRYPWNKGILVGQKRPLQPKNVWSIRVRLEMSGAIRELALFNLAIDSKLRACDLVKLKVEDLWSGSSIRDRATVIQKKTKRPVQFEVTEQTKIALAAWLPFVRRNGSSYLFPSNRKTSQHLSTRQYARIVQRWVASIGLDASAYGTHSMRRTKAAQIYKKTGNLRAVQILLGHTKLESTVRYLGVEIDDALRIAEQIEL; encoded by the coding sequence ATGGACACCGCCGTATTGCGTCATCGATATCCATGGAACAAAGGAATTCTGGTAGGCCAGAAGCGCCCACTGCAGCCGAAGAACGTGTGGTCGATCCGCGTTCGACTGGAGATGAGCGGCGCGATCCGAGAACTCGCGCTCTTTAATCTCGCCATCGACAGCAAGCTTCGCGCTTGTGACCTCGTTAAGCTGAAGGTCGAGGACTTGTGGTCCGGTAGCTCGATCCGTGATCGAGCTACCGTCATTCAAAAGAAGACGAAGCGGCCCGTGCAGTTCGAGGTCACCGAGCAGACCAAGATCGCGCTCGCCGCATGGCTGCCATTCGTTCGAAGGAACGGCAGCAGCTATCTGTTTCCGAGCAATCGGAAGACGTCGCAGCATCTTTCGACAAGGCAGTATGCTCGGATTGTCCAACGGTGGGTCGCGTCTATCGGGCTGGATGCTAGCGCATACGGCACCCACTCTATGAGAAGAACCAAGGCAGCACAGATTTACAAGAAGACGGGCAATCTACGCGCGGTCCAGATTTTGCTCGGTCACACCAAGCTCGAAAGCACGGTCAGATACCTCGGCGTCGAGATAGACGACGCGCTGAGAATCGCGGAGCAAATTGAGCTTTAG
- a CDS encoding cupin domain-containing protein, which produces MKTINLDEKLNQFSSHWDPHVIADYNENDVMVVRFSGEYPFHKHDTTDDFFYVLEGEMEMDIEGEPPHTVKAGELFVVPKGVVHRPRAKNEVKVLLIEPKGEPNSGDSDREPASKPRI; this is translated from the coding sequence ATGAAAACAATCAATCTTGATGAAAAACTCAACCAGTTCTCAAGCCACTGGGACCCTCATGTCATCGCGGATTACAACGAAAATGACGTGATGGTCGTTAGGTTCAGTGGTGAGTATCCCTTCCACAAACATGACACGACTGATGACTTCTTCTACGTCCTCGAAGGTGAAATGGAAATGGATATTGAAGGAGAGCCGCCTCACACCGTTAAAGCTGGCGAGCTGTTTGTCGTCCCCAAAGGGGTTGTACATCGCCCTCGAGCCAAGAATGAGGTCAAAGTTCTCCTGATCGAACCGAAAGGCGAACCAAATTCAGGTGATTCCGATCGCGAACCGGCGTCCAAGCCGCGCATCTGA
- a CDS encoding amino acid ABC transporter ATP-binding protein: protein MSLDPKQSTQTLLSARKITKTFGSLTALDAVDLDVMRGEVLCIIGPSGSGKSTLLRCMNQIERFDRGAVWIDDELIGYRQGGNTLHELDDRAIARQRLACGMVFQRFNLFNHMTALQNIMEGPVTVLKRPRQEVRQEAIALLKRVGLSDKHDAYPAQLSGGQQQRVAIARALAMKPKLMLFDEPTSALDPELVGEVLTVMRDLAASGMTMIVVTHELGFAREVADRVIFMDGGRIVETGAPDRVLGEPSEQRTRDFIAAVLS from the coding sequence ATGAGCCTGGACCCAAAGCAATCGACGCAGACGCTGCTGTCCGCGCGAAAGATCACCAAGACCTTTGGAAGCCTGACGGCCCTCGATGCGGTCGATCTCGACGTCATGCGCGGTGAAGTCCTCTGTATCATCGGCCCCTCGGGTTCGGGCAAGTCGACCTTGCTCCGTTGCATGAACCAGATCGAACGCTTCGATCGCGGCGCGGTCTGGATCGACGACGAGCTGATCGGCTACCGTCAGGGCGGTAACACGCTCCACGAACTGGACGATCGCGCCATCGCACGCCAGCGGCTTGCCTGCGGCATGGTGTTCCAGCGTTTCAACCTGTTCAATCACATGACGGCCTTGCAGAATATCATGGAAGGCCCCGTCACTGTCCTCAAGCGACCACGGCAGGAGGTGCGCCAAGAGGCAATCGCCTTGCTCAAAAGGGTCGGTCTGTCGGACAAGCATGACGCCTATCCCGCACAGCTGTCGGGTGGCCAGCAGCAGCGTGTGGCGATCGCCCGTGCGCTGGCCATGAAGCCGAAGCTGATGCTGTTTGACGAGCCGACATCCGCGCTCGATCCCGAACTGGTCGGCGAAGTGCTGACCGTCATGCGCGACCTTGCCGCCAGTGGCATGACGATGATCGTCGTGACCCACGAGCTCGGCTTTGCGCGCGAGGTGGCCGATCGCGTCATCTTTATGGACGGCGGCCGGATCGTCGAGACGGGCGCTCCGGACCGGGTCCTGGGTGAACCTTCAGAGCAGCGGACAAGAGACTTCATAGCGGCCGTGCTGTCGTAA
- a CDS encoding DsbA family protein produces the protein MMKRRIILTSGLALGTFAVFGRRLAFGQQLTKDEVFNDKDAPFLGNPKGDVTVVEFFDYQCPYCKKAHPTVKKVIERDGNVKLVMKDWPIFGDASIFAAQAVLGAAQIGKYEIAMGALMKTKGKLTHDDIESTLTGAGLSMDEIAVAVNQHVEKISGLLDRNYAQATAFNFAGTPAYVIGSSLYPGVLDEKGLVDAIARARRG, from the coding sequence ATGATGAAGCGTCGCATAATACTGACATCAGGGCTCGCCCTTGGCACGTTCGCCGTCTTCGGCCGTCGCCTGGCCTTCGGGCAACAGCTTACGAAGGACGAGGTCTTCAACGACAAGGACGCACCGTTTCTCGGCAATCCGAAGGGCGACGTCACCGTGGTCGAGTTCTTCGACTATCAGTGTCCCTACTGCAAAAAGGCCCACCCGACGGTGAAAAAGGTCATCGAAAGGGACGGTAATGTGAAGCTCGTCATGAAGGACTGGCCGATCTTCGGCGATGCCTCGATCTTCGCAGCCCAGGCGGTGCTGGGTGCGGCGCAGATCGGCAAATACGAAATTGCCATGGGTGCCCTGATGAAGACCAAGGGGAAGCTGACACATGATGACATCGAGAGCACGCTAACCGGTGCGGGCTTGTCCATGGATGAGATCGCTGTTGCCGTGAACCAACATGTCGAAAAAATCTCAGGCCTGTTGGACCGTAATTACGCGCAGGCCACGGCCTTCAACTTCGCGGGCACCCCGGCCTACGTCATCGGATCGAGCCTCTATCCCGGTGTGTTGGACGAAAAAGGGCTCGTCGATGCGATCGCGCGCGCGCGGCGGGGCTGA
- a CDS encoding sensor histidine kinase, whose amino-acid sequence MRLETRSLAGRLVWSLSILLAVFWTIAVGLSIHVMRAEFDEVFDSALQETTERLAPLVVDDYFRRDAGTMPNRVAALTPGTADEYLTYQVRDAAGRVLMHSHNVGTEPYPAPLTSGFWSGDDIRIFTIATVSDTLFIQVADSLAHRREATLESALTLLLPILLLLPLGMFATRWIVVRATRPVNSLRDAISARDGSNLEPIALDGLPTEIATIPGSVNTLLARLKHAIQAERDLAANSAHELRTPLAGALAQMELLSQQLTEPDDRSRSARVLEALRRLSLMLEKLLQLSRAEAGVGLSSTPVDLLALVKLLVETFQRSHPSAMIVLRPEPSLLGLVRDIDPDAFAIAFNNLLENATRYGEAEQPVTIAISADGRITVTNAVSAPLDPDLDVYRARFRRGHTSKPGSGLGLAIVEKLVAQMSGSMSLRTVVLPEGHTGFECELSLPPPKQ is encoded by the coding sequence ATGCGACTTGAAACCAGAAGCCTTGCCGGACGCCTCGTCTGGTCCCTGTCGATCCTGCTTGCCGTCTTCTGGACGATCGCCGTCGGCCTCTCCATCCATGTCATGCGCGCGGAATTCGACGAGGTCTTCGACAGCGCGCTGCAGGAGACCACCGAGCGTCTCGCGCCCCTGGTGGTCGACGACTATTTCCGCCGGGATGCCGGCACCATGCCGAACCGGGTCGCGGCCCTCACGCCGGGCACAGCCGACGAATATCTGACCTATCAGGTGCGGGACGCGGCCGGGCGCGTGCTGATGCATTCGCATAATGTCGGCACGGAGCCCTATCCTGCGCCGCTCACATCCGGCTTCTGGAGCGGCGACGACATCAGGATCTTCACCATCGCGACCGTGAGCGACACGCTCTTCATTCAGGTGGCGGATTCACTGGCGCATCGTCGGGAGGCCACGCTCGAAAGCGCGCTCACGCTTCTCCTGCCGATCCTGCTGCTCCTGCCGCTCGGCATGTTCGCGACCCGCTGGATCGTGGTGCGCGCCACACGCCCCGTCAACAGTTTGCGGGACGCGATCAGCGCCCGAGACGGAAGCAATCTCGAACCGATCGCGCTTGATGGCCTGCCGACGGAAATCGCAACGATCCCGGGCTCGGTGAACACCCTGCTCGCACGGCTGAAACATGCGATCCAGGCCGAACGCGACCTCGCCGCGAATAGCGCCCACGAGCTTAGAACGCCACTCGCTGGTGCACTCGCCCAGATGGAACTGCTCTCCCAACAGCTAACCGAGCCTGACGACAGGTCTCGTTCGGCGCGTGTGCTCGAAGCTCTGCGTCGCCTATCGCTGATGCTGGAGAAACTGCTGCAGCTCTCCCGCGCAGAAGCCGGTGTCGGATTATCCAGCACTCCCGTTGACTTGCTTGCCCTCGTCAAGCTGCTTGTCGAGACGTTCCAGCGCTCGCATCCGTCCGCGATGATCGTATTACGACCAGAACCCAGTTTGTTGGGCCTCGTTCGAGACATTGACCCAGACGCCTTCGCCATTGCCTTCAACAACCTTCTGGAAAACGCAACCCGTTACGGCGAAGCCGAACAGCCCGTCACGATCGCCATATCCGCAGATGGTCGCATCACAGTGACAAATGCCGTTTCCGCTCCACTCGATCCGGACCTTGATGTTTACCGAGCGCGCTTCAGGCGTGGCCATACGAGTAAGCCCGGATCCGGTCTCGGTCTTGCGATCGTCGAGAAACTAGTGGCTCAGATGAGCGGCTCGATGAGCTTGAGGACTGTGGTTCTGCCTGAGGGACATACGGGCTTCGAATGTGAACTCTCCCTCCCGCCACCAAAACAATAA
- a CDS encoding ABC transporter substrate-binding protein, which translates to MPFKTLLIAGTALVATATFASAQELPQRIRDAGKIVAATNPNYAPIVYKDPETNTLQGLDIALGEAIAEELGVKIEWQETEFVQMLPSLQTGRVDMAMAGMSDLPSRRETVDFVDYMVSGAQFYTLKALSENITRTADLCGKRVGASRNTNWPKDIAEWSQENCEAKGLTPIEVIGTEGSVDARTQLKSQRLDAAVQGNETLPYFQNLEPDTYVLLGEPFTRSLAGIPFLKTEEGVQIREAVQGALERLKKSGRYAEIFAEYGLAANEIDAIALNQGE; encoded by the coding sequence ATGCCATTCAAAACACTTCTGATCGCCGGTACTGCCCTTGTGGCCACGGCTACCTTCGCCAGCGCCCAGGAATTGCCGCAGCGTATCCGCGACGCGGGCAAAATTGTTGCAGCGACGAACCCGAACTACGCGCCGATCGTCTACAAGGATCCGGAGACGAACACGCTCCAGGGCCTCGACATTGCGCTTGGCGAAGCCATTGCCGAAGAGCTCGGCGTCAAGATCGAGTGGCAGGAAACTGAATTCGTTCAGATGCTGCCTTCGCTGCAGACAGGTCGCGTCGACATGGCCATGGCCGGCATGTCCGACCTTCCGTCCCGTCGCGAAACCGTCGACTTCGTCGACTACATGGTCTCCGGTGCCCAGTTCTACACCCTGAAGGCGCTGTCGGAAAACATCACCCGCACCGCTGACCTGTGCGGCAAGCGCGTCGGCGCCTCACGCAACACGAACTGGCCGAAGGACATCGCCGAATGGAGCCAGGAAAACTGCGAGGCGAAGGGCCTGACGCCGATCGAAGTCATCGGTACCGAAGGTTCGGTCGATGCACGCACCCAGCTGAAGAGCCAGCGCCTCGACGCGGCCGTGCAGGGCAATGAGACCCTTCCCTACTTCCAGAACCTGGAGCCCGACACCTATGTGCTGCTGGGAGAGCCCTTCACACGTTCGCTCGCAGGCATTCCCTTCCTCAAGACAGAAGAAGGCGTCCAGATCCGCGAGGCTGTACAGGGCGCGCTCGAGAGACTGAAGAAAAGCGGCCGCTATGCCGAAATCTTTGCCGAATACGGTCTTGCCGCCAACGAGATCGATGCGATCGCCCTCAACCAGGGCGAATAG
- a CDS encoding thioredoxin family protein, producing MRSIERVNRRSLLIGTLAVVLAPSVEVQAASTVVGPIRSIRDYTEAVAFARMRNRYALVDVAADWCAFCKTIDGQILVHPRVRAQMNDFALFKIDVTAWTADNAVLLQFLNVQGPPTVFIVETGQGKEVPGTRTVGEFDVNNLVGRLEMVRTS from the coding sequence ATGCGTTCTATCGAAAGAGTGAACCGGCGGAGTCTTCTCATCGGCACCCTTGCCGTCGTCCTCGCGCCTTCCGTGGAGGTGCAGGCGGCGTCGACAGTGGTCGGGCCGATACGCTCCATCCGGGACTATACCGAAGCGGTTGCCTTTGCCCGTATGCGCAATAGGTATGCGCTCGTCGATGTCGCTGCAGATTGGTGTGCCTTCTGCAAGACCATTGATGGACAGATCCTCGTGCATCCGAGGGTTCGGGCGCAGATGAATGACTTTGCGTTGTTCAAGATCGACGTGACCGCCTGGACGGCGGACAATGCCGTATTGCTTCAGTTTCTAAATGTGCAGGGTCCCCCGACGGTCTTCATAGTAGAAACAGGGCAGGGAAAAGAAGTTCCGGGTACACGTACCGTCGGCGAGTTTGACGTAAATAATCTGGTCGGCAGGTTGGAGATGGTACGTACATCGTAA
- a CDS encoding LysR substrate-binding domain-containing protein, which yields MSSRIPSTAGLRVLIALAERGSTVAAADAVNLSQSAVSKQLSKLEAFVGQSLFIRHTSGLQLSEAGHIYLEHAKIAVKALEDAALRVARLSSDPDVLLLHLLPILGDRWLLPRFARFSERYPTIDVQFTSFETPGQSEPDAAFRYGAPPWRGQTADYLFGADVALVGAPEYIRRVGRLEVLDDIERFTLLEHPQTPNCWQNMRAALALPADAPEPRHYVRFGFYTLVIRAAIAGQGLALIPRELIVRELASGDLVNPGGLGFQSPNCYWFTRPADRTSRRALNLFHDWLMEEITRRD from the coding sequence GTGAGTTCGCGAATACCTTCGACAGCAGGACTTCGGGTCCTCATCGCACTGGCTGAACGAGGGTCGACGGTCGCAGCGGCAGATGCGGTGAACCTGTCCCAGAGTGCGGTCAGCAAGCAGTTGTCGAAGCTCGAGGCCTTTGTGGGTCAGAGCCTCTTCATCCGGCATACGTCAGGTCTACAGTTGAGCGAAGCTGGGCACATCTACCTTGAACATGCCAAGATCGCTGTGAAGGCGCTCGAGGACGCCGCGCTTCGGGTGGCGCGTCTCTCGAGCGATCCGGACGTCCTGCTCCTCCATCTGCTGCCGATCCTGGGTGATCGCTGGCTGCTGCCGCGATTTGCACGATTTTCCGAGCGGTATCCGACGATCGACGTGCAGTTCACGAGCTTTGAGACGCCCGGTCAGTCCGAACCCGATGCGGCCTTTCGCTATGGCGCGCCGCCGTGGCGTGGGCAAACGGCCGATTATCTGTTTGGAGCCGATGTGGCTTTGGTGGGGGCACCCGAGTATATCCGCAGGGTGGGTAGGCTGGAAGTTCTGGACGACATCGAACGCTTCACGCTTCTGGAGCATCCGCAGACGCCGAACTGCTGGCAGAACATGCGCGCCGCACTGGCGTTACCAGCGGACGCGCCGGAGCCTCGCCACTATGTACGCTTCGGTTTCTATACGCTGGTCATCCGCGCGGCGATTGCGGGTCAGGGATTGGCGCTCATCCCGCGCGAACTGATCGTCCGGGAACTCGCTTCTGGTGATCTGGTCAATCCGGGCGGGCTCGGATTCCAAAGCCCCAACTGCTACTGGTTCACCCGACCTGCAGACCGGACGTCCCGCCGCGCGCTCAACCTTTTCCATGACTGGTTGATGGAAGAAATCACACGGCGGGACTAG